TTTTTCAGTTGTCTTTATTTCCTCTTTTTGTATTTTTTCCAAGGGTATTAAAAGGTCATACATCAGTTTTGAACCTTGGCCATACTTGCCTATACTTTCAGGGTCCTCGTATTTTTCGCTTTTGTTTTTGGCAAGAAAATTTAGCAGCTGCCCTTTGCGTTCTTTGCTACCAAAGGTATCGGTATAAAAAGGCCTGCCATTGTTGATAACTGCCATTTGGTCTTTATCAAAAACAAAATATATTCTATCGGCTTCTGAATCATCAGCATTTTGCAAAAATTCAAAGAAAATCTGTGCATTGGTTTTTATTGCAAAATTAGAAATTGTGCCCACTAATTGATCGACATTAGCCTCTACTCCGTATAGCTCTTTTAACCACTTATCTTCCGCAGATCCTAATTTATCCGGTAGATATGAGATATAAGATTTCAGATATTGTTCAATATTGCGTACTTTCATAAAAAAGTATATTTATTAGAATAATTACTTTTTGCGCAGAAGGATTCGAAACTCTACTCGCTTCGATTTGACTGTATCTGGCTTTGATTGTGTTAAGTTACCTTTACTGTCTAACATACGTGAAAAAGAATATCCACAGGATATAGAATTCATCTTAATAAATTGCACAAAACTTTTACTAAAATTACCATCATTTTCTAACTTATTTATTATATATTTCTGCACCTCCAAAGCTCGATTACTAGATAGATTTAGGTTAAAAAGATAACTACCAACTTGGTTTGTATGACCCTCTATTCGTACTTCGCTGATTTCAAATTTAGCATCTTTTTGTTTGCTTTCTTTATAAAATTTTTGTAACTCGCCATAAAAGATTGGAATAAACACATCTATAGCTTTTAATATTTTGGGTTGGGGATTGGCATCACCGTCTAAAAACAAAGCACTTTTTACATTATCAGTGGCAAAACGTATGGTAGCATTGTCGGCTACGCTGACCATACTTCGAATGCTTGATGATTCTAACTTGTTTTTAAATACAGTTGCCAATTCGTGATATTTCGCTTGTTCCAATTCCGTGTCTCGCTGAAACAGGGCTAAAGACACGACAATGAATATGACCATAAACCCCGAAAACAAATCGGCAAAACTTATCCAAACATTGTGTTCATCGGGTTGGTTGCGGGTAAACATGTTGTAGTAGGGTTTTTATCATTGGTGGTTGGCAGATTGTTGAAGGGTGTGTAACAGACGGTCTATTTTATCGGTCATATTGGCAATGGCATTTGTGCGGTCTTGCATTTGCTTCATTTCATCTTCCTGCAATCTCCAATTATCATACAACTGACGGGTATTTTCAAGCAATTCTTCTAATAAGGTAAATTGCTTTTGTAGCTGTTCTGTTATTGCTGAATTGCTATGACTAGCATTGCTATATTGGTCAACAGCATCTTTAAATTTTTGACTGCTTTCTTCTAATGCTGTTTGGGCACGTTGTTGTAATTCCGCTATTTTTTCAAATGTTTTACTCAGATTTTCTGTATTGTTTTTCAGGATTTCCCCTATTTTTTCCTGAATATTAGCATCTATAATGCCTAATGTATTTTCTAAATTGGTGTAGCTATTTTTTAAATTGTTTATTTGGTTTTCAGAAGTAGTTTTAAATTCTGTAGCTATCTTTTCTTGGAGTTCCAGTGCTGCAATAGTATTATCTTTAATGCTGTCTCCAAATGTTTTGACAACTGCTTCTACCAGTTCTTTAGATTTTGTTAATTCTTCTGTCATATACACTCTCAAAGTAGTTGTTAGCTTTACAAACTCATCATTTATTGTCTTAGCTTGCTCTTTGGTTAGACTTAGAGTTTGATCACCCATAATTTTAATATATGCTTCAAGACTTACTTTCAAATCATTAATCATTTCTCCCAATTGCTCCCGCATATATTCTCCGGCAGTAGTCATTACCCCTAATAGGTCTTTTAATTTTTGCAGTTGTTCGAAAGTTGTTTCCTTTATTGTATGACGAACAGACATTAACGCTTCATTTACATCATGACTAAAGTTGCGTAATAATCCATTGTCGGAAATTAATCTTTCTTTGACATCATGTATTAGCTCATTATTATTTTCTTGTAATTCTACCATATCCCACAAAAGTTGTTGTGGATTTTTTTTCATATACTCTTCATTCAATTCTATCTGCTCTTCCAAAGTAATCCGGTATTTAATTATGGAACTCCAAATAATACTCGCCAAAATGCCTATAAGAGAAAATAAAAATTTGTTTGACAATTGACGTACAATTTCCGATAGATCTCCGCCGAGTTTAAAATCTTTCAGTACCCACCATAAGACCCCGAATGAAAAGAACACGCCTGTTGAAGTACAAAAAGTGGGAATATAACTAACAAGAGTACTCCTTATCGAATGCCTTTTGAAGACTAAATAATAAGGTACAGCAAAACATATAATTATAACAATAGGAGACAAAAACAAAGTGATTAAATCCATGCCAAAAATTTAATTTAGTTGTATCTATCAACTTTAAGTTAAAAAAATCTCACAAGATAACAAAAAGTACTTAACTTTATTTTGTTACTATAAAAATAAAATGGCACAAGCCTCAATACTTAAGTATGCACAATTTAGAAAAACTAAACATAAAGCAATTTTTGATTAAATTAACCTGAATTATGATTAAGTGTAAAATGGTATTAGTGTTTTGTTTTTATTGTAAATTGAAGTGATTTTTAGATTTTCCTTAGGAAGTGTTAAAATCACCTACTGACATTGAACTATTGTTCCTCTGCATCAAACCATCTAACCTCTGCAATGAACCATCGCACCCTTGCATTGAACCAAATCGCCCCTGAATTGAACCGTTGCATCCCTGCAATGAACCATTGCATCCCTGCAATGAACCGTTGTGCCTCGGCATTGAACCATTGCGACTATGTTTAGAGACGTTGTGCCCTTGCATTGAACCATATCGCCCCTGCAAAGAACTATTGCGCCTCTGCATTGACTGATTGCACCTCTGCAATGAACCAATGTACCCCTGCAATAAACCATTGCACCCCTTGTTTTTTGCCCCGAACAGCGTTTAAATGGGGTAATCAGGCAACTTTTTGTTCATCACGTTCGCAAGTTAAAGGCGGGCAAACAGACGGTAACCAAAAATCCGGTTAATGCAAATTACCCTGTTATACCTAACCCTAAACAACACAAAATACCCGGATAAATACTTTTTGGAAATAACAACACTTCCAATTCAGATATATGGCAGGTCGGTCATTGGCTTCATATTGCCGACAACCAACAGTCTGTTTGTTCTTAAAACCTGACCTGAATAGCTCGCCTTCTTGCCTGATAGCAGCAGAAAAAGTAAACCGCCGGGTAATTTTACAAAACCGGCAGTTTCAAAAAATTTATCCGGCATTGTAATCCTGCCGTTTGTTTTTTTGCGATGAGTGTGGGTACAGGGGATATTTCCCACCCGTTAATTTAAAACTATTCCCCTTCTTTATCAAAATTGTACAAACCTTCACCGTCCGAAAATTCTTCGGAGTTTTTGGGAGTAACCTCTTTTTGTTCCTCAAACAACTCCATATCACTTTCCTCGATAGGGCTGTAAAAATGATGATGGTTATCGGAAACGCTGTGATGGGCAGGGGTTCCGTCAGAAGGGGGTGTTTCCGATTCGGAATTTTCGGAAATATCCTGAGTTTCTGTTTTGTCTTCAACGGTAGTTGTTTCTTCAGATACCTGTTCGGCATTATCTCCGGCAATGGTTTCTTCGTTGCCCGATTCCTGAGTTGTTGCTATGTCAGGGGCAGGCATGCTGTTCGCGTTTTCCTCATTTTCAAAGTCTTCAAGCACCGGCACAACCGGATTTTCTGACGAAGAAACGGCTTCTTTGCTCTCGTCTTTGTTTTGCTTTACCGGCTTTTTGTTTTTTTGGTGATGTTTGTTGCCTTCGGGTTGTTTTACCGGTTCCGGCTTTTCTTTTTCTTTTGGTTGGACTTTCTCCAATTTTTTCTGTTCCTGCTGCAATTGTCTGTTCAGGTCGTTCAACACCTCCTGCATTTCTTTCAGTTTAGCTTCATTCGCCTCTAATTGGGTGGTAATCATTTTAATTTTGGCTTCCCGAAGTTGCGCTTCTAATTTGCCATCGGTAGTTTTGAGGCGGTTATGCTGAAACTGTAGGTCGTTTCTGTCGTCTCTGATTGTTTTTTCGCTTCTCGCAATAATATCTTTCACCCCTCTAATCCGGTGTTCAATCCGGCGGAGGTTGCCTTTTTGCCTTTCTTCTTTCACTAAGGTAAAGGCATCATTAAACAGCACCCTCAGTTGTTCGCGTAAAGCTCCGGCAAGTCTTAGCCGGTTGGATTCATCCTGCAATCCCTTTAGTTTATCAAAAATGACATTCAGGTTTTGGTTCGGTGAAACAGATTCCATGATTTTCTGAATCCGGGCTTGTATGGTTTCGACGGCTTGTCTGGCCTCGTGGTTGGCTTCTTTGCGCAGGGATTTCAATATATCAAACGCCTCGTTTATCTTGTCGCGCAACCACCCTGTATGTTCGCGGGTCAGGTCTTTTTCCTGAAAATAGTTGTTCACCTTGTCCCAAAAGGCTTTGGTGAGTTGCCACATTTCGTTGTCGTATTCGGTCAGAGATTTTACCTGTTCTACAAGCCCGTCAATTTCCTTGGTCAGTTTCTGGGATAATTTGTTCGACAAAACCCTTACCCGCCATTGGGTTTCGGCAAGTTTGACCAAATCGGTGTTCCGGGTTTTAACCTCGTCCGGCAGCAGGTTTTCTTCCATCACCGAGCGTTCGATATAGGTGTGGTTTTCGGGCAGTTGTGTCAAATCAATCTGATCCGTGTTTTCCAATGCCTTTTTCTCAAACTCGTCTGTGATGGTTTCTTTGGGAAGTGTCCATACATCTATAATATCATCGGCAAGCCGAAGACGGACAATCACCAAACATTCTGCATCATTTTCGTTTGCGCCCCAAAAGGCTATTTTATCCTTAATCATTTGAAAAAAGTTAGGTCTGTAAAATCGTTTTTGCCGGATATTCAGACTATAAATTTAAAAAACTGATCGCATGGTTTCAAGGTTAATCCGGCAGGTTGTAAGATTTGTGCATGTTTGTTGAAAAAACTTACCCCTTAAAGGTTTGCAAAGATAGCAGATAATTGTTGAACCGAGTTACAAAACAGCCTGTAAAATGGGGTTTTAGCATTTTTCGTAGATAACGGCGGCACCCTGGCCCACCCCGATACACATAGTCGCCAAACCATATCGGGCATTTGGCCGCCTTTGAAGTTCATGCAATAGGGTTGCACTAATCCTGGCTCCCGAACATCCGAGGGGATGCCCCAGGGCGATTGCTCCGCCATTCACATTGACAAGGCCGGGGTTCAGATTCAGGTCGCGCATACAGGCAATGGCTTGCGCTGCGAATGCCTCGTTCAGTTCTATCAGGTCAATATCAGATATGGTTAGCCCGGCTCGTTGAAGGGCTTTGTTGGTTGCCGGAACCGGCCCTATGCCCATATATTGGGGATGTACTCCTGCCACAGCCATGCTGACAACCCTTGCTAAGGGGGTCAATTGATGTTGTTTGACCATCGCTTCATTCACAATGAGCAACGCAGCAGCACCGTCGTTAATGCCCGATGAGTTGCCTGCCGTTACCGTTCCGTCTTTGATAAAAGCAGGAGGGAGTTTTGCCAGCTTTTCGGCAGATGTTTGGCGGGGATGTTCATCGGTGGCGATATATGAAGGGGGAACTTTCTTGTTTAGCTGTACTTCCACGGGCACTATTTCGGAGGTAAACTTCCCTTCGGCAAAAGCTTTCCAGTATTTTTCCTGAGAAGCTAAGGCAAATTCGTCTTGTTCCAATCTGCTGATGTTCCATGCCTTGGCCACATTTTCGGCGGTTTCGCCCATTGTATAAGGATGGTACAATCTCGAAAGTTCGGGGTTTATAAACCTCCATCCCATCGTGGTGTCGTAAATATGGGCTTGCCTGCTAAAAGGAGTATCGGACTTTGGCATCACAAAAGGCGCGCGGCTCATGCTTTCCGAGCCTCCTGCAATAAAGGCCAACCCTTCTCCCAATTTGGCTGCTCTTGTTGCATCCATAATTGCCTGCAATCCCGAAGCGCAAAGACGGTTGACCGTAACACCGCCGGTTTCTATGGGCAAACCGGCCAAAAGCAGCGCCATTCTGGCCACATTGCGGTTATCTTCGCCCGCCTGATTGGCCGCACCCAAAATCACATCTTCAATATCTGCCGGTCGTATAGCGGGGTTTCGCTGCAACAGAGCTTTTATCACAGTTGCCGCCAAATCGTCAGGGCGAACACTGCTGAGTACTCCTCCATAACTTCCAATCGGAGTGCGCACTGCATCAATCACATAGGCATCGAACATGGTAAAAGTCCGGTTTGATGGAAATATGTGGCCAAGATACACTGTTTTAGGCATTCAGGGGATATGAAGTTTACAGATGGCGGCAAAATGTCATTCTGTTTTTAGCTGTTTTGAGAAAGAACTGAAGGCAAAACTTCAAGATAACAAACCGTTTTTAGTCTGGCAACAACAACCTGCAAGTCTGCCATACATCGGATTTTTGCACTTTTTACAAGGATTTGAACACTGCCATATAGACTGAAAAAACATGCTTGCTCAATATGAATGGCCTGTATAAGTAAAAACCATCAC
This is a stretch of genomic DNA from Sphingobacteriales bacterium. It encodes these proteins:
- a CDS encoding OmpA family protein, coding for MFTRNQPDEHNVWISFADLFSGFMVIFIVVSLALFQRDTELEQAKYHELATVFKNKLESSSIRSMVSVADNATIRFATDNVKSALFLDGDANPQPKILKAIDVFIPIFYGELQKFYKESKQKDAKFEISEVRIEGHTNQVGSYLFNLNLSSNRALEVQKYIINKLENDGNFSKSFVQFIKMNSISCGYSFSRMLDSKGNLTQSKPDTVKSKRVEFRILLRKK
- a CDS encoding acetyl-CoA C-acyltransferase, which translates into the protein MFDAYVIDAVRTPIGSYGGVLSSVRPDDLAATVIKALLQRNPAIRPADIEDVILGAANQAGEDNRNVARMALLLAGLPIETGGVTVNRLCASGLQAIMDATRAAKLGEGLAFIAGGSESMSRAPFVMPKSDTPFSRQAHIYDTTMGWRFINPELSRLYHPYTMGETAENVAKAWNISRLEQDEFALASQEKYWKAFAEGKFTSEIVPVEVQLNKKVPPSYIATDEHPRQTSAEKLAKLPPAFIKDGTVTAGNSSGINDGAAALLIVNEAMVKQHQLTPLARVVSMAVAGVHPQYMGIGPVPATNKALQRAGLTISDIDLIELNEAFAAQAIACMRDLNLNPGLVNVNGGAIALGHPLGCSGARISATLLHELQRRPNARYGLATMCIGVGQGAAVIYEKC